One window of Choristoneura fumiferana chromosome 13, NRCan_CFum_1, whole genome shotgun sequence genomic DNA carries:
- the LOC141434479 gene encoding uncharacterized protein, producing MDEKFKGSCPNCCQHFALTSLSPEENINIPVFLKCGHFMCETCVRKILIVGEHISCQVCQKVMDIMDAEKLLQDKIKFYNIFPVNVHMLGELALECIMGKTEKTKTIKEDYFIDVHAILASSEQTQGQCLECQIQTTKLCQQCNTIICQECFDKSHKSFVVFKTHVLKEIQAQKIPNNCLIHIGKSLDYYCRDCKKSVCLDCLMIGSEKSCKRHDIVLITEMNAEFLDDLREVSVQVDTIFRRLTKTAVDIGYLLQKVETEKPASPDLEQVTITIEQHFSKLSAEILTHKREVLGIIEKLKDIEKDSLVKAKHDVAKAIKDSNNVMSSLKTALSCQENTLVNVSTLLNDAKNILTKPWYLSRDESNKLPLKVTVNDDLCMLISDYIQLEGNAKAQYKLRASHELGGYIPPPPLSPVFPPLLLKDAGNKNIETTRYGIPEYEPEFTIVNGTNEILQALNATNKNGETANVRPPDAKEIPKCGPEIILNGANDDQQTPVPECQKPR from the exons atggatgaaaaatttaaaggTTCTTGCCCAAACTGTTGTCAACATTTTGCATTGACAT CCTTGTCACCAGAAGAGAATATAAATATTCCTGTATTTTTAAAATGCGGACACTTTATGTGCGAAACATGTGTTCGGAAGATTTTAATAGTTGGAGAACATATTTCATGCCAAGTATGCCAAAAAGTAATGGATATCATGGATGCCGAGAAGCTGCTGCAggacaaaataaaattctacAATATTTTTCCTGTAAACGTTCACATGCTTGGTGAACTTGCGTTGGAATGTATTATG GGAAAGACAGAGAAAACAAAGACTATTAAAgaagattattttattgatgTGCATGCTATCCTTGCTAGCTCTGAGCAAACTCAAG GCCAATGCTTAGAATGCCAGATTCAAACAACAAAATTATGCCAGCAATGTAACACCATTATTTGCCAGGAGTGCTTCGACAAGTCCCATAAAAGCTTTGTTGTGTTTAAAACTCATGTTCTAAAAGAAATTCAAGCACAAAAGATACCCAATAACTGTTTGATTCATATTGGGAAATCTCTTGATTACTATTGCAGGGATTGCAAGAAATCGGTTTGCTTGGACTGTCTGATGATTGGCTCTGAAAAGTCATGCAAGAGGCATGATATTGTACTTATTACTGAAATG AATGCAGAATTTTTAGATGATTTACGTGAAGTATCAGTTCAAGTTGATACTATTTTCCGTAGGCTGACAAAAACGGCGGTT GACATTGGGTATCTACTTCAGAAGGTAGAAACTGAGAAACCTGCATCACCTGATCTGGAACAGGTCACAATAACAATTGAACAGCACTTTTCTAAACTGAGTGCTGAGATCCTGACCCATAAGAGAGAAGTCCTCGGTATAATTGAAAAGTTAAAAGATATTGAGAAAGATTCGCTTGTGAAAGCTAAACATGACGTTGCTAAAGCTATCAAGGACTCCAACAATGTAATGAGCTCATTAAAAACTGCTTTAAGCTGTCAAGAAAATACTTTG GTTAATGTATCAACACTTCTCAATGatgctaaaaatatattgacaAAGCCTTGGTATTTAAGCAGGGATGAATCAAACAAGCTCCCATTGaa GGTGACAGTAAACGACGACTTGTGCATGCTCATAAGCGATTACATTCAACTAGAGGGTAATGCAAAGGCTCAATATAAACTGCGAGCTTCCCATGAGTTAGGCGGGTATATACCACCCCCTCCACTCTCCCCGGTCTTCCCTCCACTGTTACTAAAAG ATGCCGGAAACAAGAATATAGAAACAACACGATATGGAATACCAGAATATGAACCAGAATTTACCATCGTTAATGGTACCAATGAAATTCTGCAAGCACTTA ATGCCACGAAcaaaaatggtgaaacagctaaCGTAAGACCGCCAGATGCTAAAGAAATACCAAAATGCGGTCCTGAAATTATCCTTAATGGTGCCAATGACGATCAACAAACACCTG TTCCTGAATGCCAAAAGCCC AGATGA